In Gemmatimonadales bacterium, the genomic stretch TCCGTGCAACGGCCCGGGATCGGCGAGCCACAGCAGGTTACCGCCGCGCTCGAGGTAGTTCTCGATTTCCTTCACCTCGCCCGGCAGCAGCCGCAGACGTGGGCCGGCGATAACCAGCGTCGTGGTGTTTTGCGGTATCTGCGGGTGCTCGCCGAGCGCGAGCGTGCGCAGCTTGAAGCCGCGTTGCCGCAGCTGCGCGGCCCACAACGACAGGTCGAAGTTCGCCTGGCGCTCGGGGCTGCGCTCGCCGTGTCCGGCGAGAAACACGACCCAGCGCTCGCCGCGGTGCCCCAGGCGCGTGAGCGCGTTGGTCAACATCTCCTCGTTAAGCTGGATCGGCAGCAGGTTCTCGCGCGCGCCGGCATATTCGAGCACGAGCTCGCCGTCGTGCTGAATCCCGGCGCCACGCGTCTGTTCCGGCGCGGCGTCCGGGTCCACATACGTGAGCCGGATGTCGGGTTTGTATTTCTGGTAACGCTGGATGAGTTCGCCGATGACGCGCCGCAACTGGCCGCGCTGGCTGGCGTAGGCAGTGACCGTCAACGGTTCCGTGAGCCCTTTGACCGCTGCTTGGCTGGCCTCGGACAACGAGTGCCGCCGACTGGCGGTGAGATCGAACTGTAGTGGGAATTCACGGCTTAGACTTTGCAACAAGCCCACGGCC encodes the following:
- a CDS encoding GldG family protein; the encoded protein is MGLLQSLSREFPLQFDLTASRRHSLSEASQAAVKGLTEPLTVTAYASQRGQLRRVIGELIQRYQKYKPDIRLTYVDPDAAPEQTRGAGIQHDGELVLEYAGARENLLPIQLNEEMLTNALTRLGHRGERWVVFLAGHGERSPERQANFDLSLWAAQLRQRGFKLRTLALGEHPQIPQNTTTLVIAGPRLRLLPGEVKEIENYLERGGNLLWLADPGPLHGLDPVAETLGLEFLPGIIVDPASQTLTGNAAALVVATYGTHPIVRNFSSVTLFPRAGGIQVDKPEGWETAVVLDTREQAWAETGALTDKPRFDKGRDIRGPLNLAVALTRTVN